From the Leucobacter tenebrionis genome, one window contains:
- a CDS encoding winged helix-turn-helix transcriptional regulator, producing MQLLCLTDRDPADSLPGLDLLPHDVRTSPLSLRVPETLAGRFDAILVDGTLDARRARTACLALAEGIETPRVVILPELALTALTREWGVSELLLPTASPAEIELRLRLLGQPASTATTPPPAVQAAGVVIDESNFTARLFGRPLDLTYKEFELLHFLAAHPGRVFTREQLLSEVWGTDYFGGTRTVDVHVRRLRAKLGEHEGLISTVRGVGYGFARARVDEGD from the coding sequence ATGCAGCTGCTCTGCCTCACCGATCGAGATCCCGCCGATTCGCTGCCCGGCCTGGACCTGCTGCCGCACGACGTGCGCACCTCACCGCTGTCGCTCCGCGTACCCGAGACGCTGGCCGGTCGATTCGACGCGATCCTCGTCGACGGCACGCTCGACGCCCGTCGCGCCCGCACCGCGTGCCTCGCGCTCGCGGAGGGCATCGAGACGCCCCGCGTGGTGATCCTGCCCGAACTCGCGCTCACCGCTCTCACCCGGGAGTGGGGTGTGAGCGAGCTGCTGCTGCCGACCGCGAGTCCCGCCGAGATCGAGCTGCGCCTGCGCCTGCTCGGTCAGCCCGCTTCGACGGCCACCACCCCTCCGCCCGCGGTCCAGGCCGCGGGCGTTGTCATTGACGAGTCCAATTTCACGGCCCGGCTGTTCGGCCGCCCGCTCGACCTCACGTACAAGGAGTTCGAGCTGCTGCACTTCCTCGCCGCGCACCCGGGACGGGTGTTCACGCGGGAGCAGCTGCTCAGCGAGGTGTGGGGCACCGACTACTTCGGCGGCACGCGCACGGTGGACGTGCATGTGCGGCGCCTGCGCGCGAAACTGGGTGAGCACGAGGGGCTCATCAGTACGGTGCGGGGCGTCGGATACGGCTTCGCGCGGGCCCGGGTCGATGAGGGGGATTGA
- the ygfZ gene encoding CAF17-like 4Fe-4S cluster assembly/insertion protein YgfZ, which yields MSSFLELPGAVADPVGVASHYGEPLPEQRDLERGRAIVDLSHRGIVTVSGPDRLNWLHSMTSQQLTGLRPGESTETLLLDPNGRIERAIRLVDDGERSWLLVDEGSAEPLTAFLQRMRFALRVEVHDVSAEYTTVLAFTGAGPAAEALRALEPLAEWRDPWAGVTAGGVQYARSEAHAAEGWSVSQFVFSREDLPRVAALASGGELRAAGLLALEALEVRAWRPSQHGDVDERAIPHEFDWLRTAVHLTKGCYRGQETVAKVHNLGHPPRRLAMLHLDGSGGELPQPGALVFRAPEPGEDRDPGARPVGRVTRAALHHEWGGIALALLKRALPEDAALEVELPDTAERAAASQEPIVPADAGATRDIPRLKRL from the coding sequence ATGTCGTCGTTCCTCGAGCTTCCCGGGGCCGTCGCCGATCCGGTCGGTGTCGCCTCGCACTACGGCGAGCCGCTGCCCGAGCAGCGCGACCTCGAACGGGGGCGCGCGATCGTCGACCTGTCGCACCGCGGCATCGTCACCGTCTCGGGCCCCGACCGCTTGAACTGGCTGCACTCGATGACGAGTCAGCAGTTGACGGGGCTGCGGCCGGGGGAGAGCACGGAGACGCTGCTGCTCGACCCGAACGGCCGCATCGAGCGGGCGATCCGCCTCGTCGACGACGGTGAGCGCAGCTGGTTGCTCGTCGACGAGGGATCGGCCGAGCCGCTGACCGCGTTCCTGCAGCGCATGCGCTTCGCGTTGCGCGTCGAGGTGCACGACGTCTCCGCCGAGTACACGACGGTGCTGGCCTTCACTGGGGCCGGGCCCGCCGCGGAAGCGCTGCGGGCGCTCGAACCGCTCGCCGAGTGGCGCGACCCATGGGCCGGCGTGACCGCGGGCGGAGTGCAGTACGCGAGGTCCGAGGCGCATGCAGCCGAGGGCTGGTCGGTCTCGCAGTTCGTGTTCTCGCGCGAGGATCTGCCGCGCGTCGCGGCGCTGGCGAGCGGCGGCGAGCTGCGCGCCGCCGGCCTGCTCGCGCTCGAGGCGCTCGAGGTGCGCGCCTGGCGGCCCTCGCAGCACGGCGACGTCGACGAGCGCGCGATCCCGCACGAGTTCGACTGGCTGCGCACCGCGGTGCACCTCACGAAGGGCTGCTACCGCGGGCAGGAGACGGTCGCGAAGGTGCACAACCTCGGGCACCCGCCGCGGAGGCTGGCCATGCTGCACCTCGACGGTTCGGGCGGCGAGCTGCCGCAGCCGGGGGCGCTCGTGTTCCGCGCGCCGGAGCCCGGTGAGGATCGGGATCCCGGGGCGCGACCGGTGGGCCGGGTCACCCGGGCCGCGCTGCACCACGAGTGGGGCGGGATCGCCCTCGCGCTGCTCAAGCGGGCGCTGCCCGAGGACGCGGCCCTCGAGGTCGAGCTGCCCGATACCGCGGAGCGGGCCGCGGCTTCGCAGGAGCCGATCGTACCCGCCGACGCCGGCGCCACCCGAGATATTCCGCGTCTCAAGCGCCTGTAG